The stretch of DNA CCGAGCTAACTCAGCTATTCAGATCGCCATGGCTCGTCTGGAAGACGAGTTCAGGAACATACTCGTTTGTCATAGCTCTCCGATCAACTCCGATTCTCtaatgttgtcttcttcttcgtctcggCTTGAGGTTGACGACGATGGAACTAGTAGTAACAATGGTAACGAAGACGATGACCAgcaggaggaagaagaaacggaTCTTCTCAAACGATCCAGTTCTAGTGCTAGCACCGGTTCAGCGGCGGTTCGATTACCAACCGGAAGAGGTAGTTACAGTAGATCTACCAGTAGTATACGCGAGATCGAGCTGATTCCGATTGAATCCGTCGTTCACCTGAGCTGGATTGCTCGCCGTATGGTCTCCGCCGGTTATCTCCGTGAGTGTATTCAAGTTTACGGCAGTGTTCGCAAATCCGCCGTCGATTCGAGTTTCCGGCGGTTAGGGATCGAGAAACTCAGCATCGGTGATGTTCAGAGGCTGAATTGGGAAGCGCTTGAGCAGAAGATCCGGAGATGGATCCGAGCTGCTAAGATCTGTGTCAGAGTCGTCTTCGCGAGCGAGAAACTGCTCTGTGAGCATGTTTTCGAAAGCGTCGGAGCTGTCAACATCCACGAGGCTTGTTTCATGGAGACAGTCAAAGGTCCAGCGATTCAGCTTTTTAATTTCGCCGAGGCGATTAGTATCAGCCGGAGATCGCCGGAGAAGCTTTTCAAGATCCTTGATCTACACGACGCTTTGATCGAGCTTTTGCCGGATATTGAATCGGTCTTCGATCTGAAATCTTCTGATTCGATTAGGGTTCAAGCGGCGGAGATTTTATCGAGGTTAGCGGAAGCGGCGAGAGGGATATTATCGGAATTCGAAAACGCTGTGCTTCGTGAGCCTTCTAGAGTTCCTGTTCCCGGAGGTACGATACATCCGTTGACGAGGTACGTGATGAACTACATTAGCTTGATCTCAGAGTATAGACCAACTTTAATCGATCTCATCATGTCAAAGCCATCGAGGAACAGTACGGATTCAAACACGCCTGATTTTGATTTCTCCGAGTTAGAGAACAACAAAGGTCCCTTAGCACTACATTTGATTTGGATCATTGTGATTTTGCAATTCAATCTTGAAGGCAAATCAAAGTACTACAAGAACGCTGCTTTGTCGCATCTCTTTATCATGAACAACGCACATTACATTGTTCAGAAGATTAAAGGGTCTCCGGAGCTACGGGAAATGATCGGAGATCTTTACTTGAGAAAGCTAACGGGTAAGTTTAGGCAAGCTGCGACGTATTACCAAAGAGCTGCTTGGGTTAAAGTCTTGTATTGTTTGAGAGATGAAGGGTTACATACCAAAGGAAGTTTCTCATCAGGTGTTTCGAGAAGTGCGTTGAGAGAGAGGTTTAAATCTTTTAATGCTTTGTTTGAGGAAGTTCATAGGGTTCAATCACAATGGTTGGTTCCAGATTCTCAGCTGAGGGAAGAGTTGAAGATCTCGATATT from Camelina sativa cultivar DH55 chromosome 9, Cs, whole genome shotgun sequence encodes:
- the LOC104712852 gene encoding exocyst complex component EXO70A1-like; amino-acid sequence: MEQTHGGVEDCSVSGFESAEKVIIRWDATASEEAREKMIFNDPNEVKLYLNAVDEIQKFVSSSSAGDIENRANSAIQIAMARLEDEFRNILVCHSSPINSDSLMLSSSSSRLEVDDDGTSSNNGNEDDDQQEEEETDLLKRSSSSASTGSAAVRLPTGRGSYSRSTSSIREIELIPIESVVHLSWIARRMVSAGYLRECIQVYGSVRKSAVDSSFRRLGIEKLSIGDVQRLNWEALEQKIRRWIRAAKICVRVVFASEKLLCEHVFESVGAVNIHEACFMETVKGPAIQLFNFAEAISISRRSPEKLFKILDLHDALIELLPDIESVFDLKSSDSIRVQAAEILSRLAEAARGILSEFENAVLREPSRVPVPGGTIHPLTRYVMNYISLISEYRPTLIDLIMSKPSRNSTDSNTPDFDFSELENNKGPLALHLIWIIVILQFNLEGKSKYYKNAALSHLFIMNNAHYIVQKIKGSPELREMIGDLYLRKLTGKFRQAATYYQRAAWVKVLYCLRDEGLHTKGSFSSGVSRSALRERFKSFNALFEEVHRVQSQWLVPDSQLREELKISILEKLSPAYRSFLGRFRSHIESGKHPENYIKISVEDLETEVLDLFEGYSATQHLRRRSE